Proteins co-encoded in one Medicago truncatula cultivar Jemalong A17 chromosome 8, MtrunA17r5.0-ANR, whole genome shotgun sequence genomic window:
- the LOC11413763 gene encoding protein RADIALIS-like 1 produces the protein MATSWTARQNKLFEQALALYDRETPERWHNVAKVVGKSVEDVKSHYEILKEDVQRIEHGHIPFPRYKTNTNS, from the coding sequence ATGGCAACCTCTTGGACTGCAAGGCAGAACAAACTGTTTGAACAAGCATTGGCTTTATATGACAGGGAAACTCCTGAAAGATGGCACAATGTGGCCAAAGTGGTTGGAAAATCAGTTGAAGATGTTAAGAGTCACTATGAGATCCTCAAAGAAGATGTTCAACGTATTGAGCATGGCCATATCCCTTTTCCTCGTTACAAAACTAACACCAACTCCTAA